A region of the Curvibacter sp. AEP1-3 genome:
CTTGGGAAAGCACGAGCCACCATAGCCCGCACCTGCGTACAAGAAGTCGTAGCCGATGCGCGGGTCTGAGCCAATGCCTTTGCGCACGTTTTCAATGTCTGCACCCAGCTTTTCAGCAAGGTTTGCCAGTTCATTCATAAAGCTGATGCGTGTCGCCAGCATGGCATTGGCGGCGTACTTGGTCAGTTCTGCGCTGCGCACATCCATCACGATCATCCGGTCATGGTTCCGCTGGATGGCCGAGTAAATCGCACGCATATAGGCAGCACCTTGGTCGTCGTCGCAACCCACGACGATGCGGTCCGGGCGCATGAAGTCGTCAATGGCGGCGCCTTCCTTCAGAAACTCGGGGTTGCTCACCACACTGAATGGCGTAGTCACACCACGTTTGGCTAGCTCTTCGGCAATGGCAGCCTTTACCCTGTCAGCCGTGCCCACCGGCACGGTGCTCTTGTCCACGACCACCTTGTAATCGGTCATGTACTTGCCGATGTTGCGCGCCGCAGCAATAACGTACTTCATGTCGGCTGAGCCATCTTCATCCGGCGGGGTGCCCACCGCAATGAATTGCACGGTACCGAAGTGCGCCGCTTTTTCCACGTCCGTGGTGAAGTGCAGGCGGCCGGCTGCCACGTTGCGCTTGACCATGTCTTGCAAGCCCGGCTCATAGATTGGAATGCCGCCTTCTTCCAAGATCTTGATTTTGGCCGGATCCACATCCAAGCACAGCACGTCGTTGCCCACATCCGCAAAGCACGCGCCTGACACAAGGCCAACGTAGCCGGTTCCAATAACTGTGATTTTCATAGTGGTTAGTTCGCGTTTCTATATTTCAAATTAGTCGAGCAAGGCACTTCGAATCGGTTCAATCCAACTCGCACTTTTGGGGTTGTAAACGCCAAATGAAGAACCAAATTCCCAATAGGCCCAACCCATCCCATATTTTTCAAAAGTATCTCTTGCAAACCTTGTGTAGTTTGCCCTCGAGGTTATATCGCCTGCCTCGAAGGAACCGAATTCGCCCAAGTGCAATGGAATACCTTTAGCTTTGTTCCACTTGACGGCTGTTTCTACGTTTCCAATCAATGCCTGTCTTTGTGACTGGCTACAGCATGTCGGGCCTTTTGGGAACTGGGGCATCCAGCTTATTCCCTGGTGGGTAAATTCGAAAGGATCGTAACTATGGATCGAAACAATCAGATTCAGATCTGCCGGCAACTGCAATTTATCCAAGTCTTTGGGGTTGTTCCAATAGGTGGGGCCCACCATAAGTGTTCGTGTGGCGTCTACCTCCCGAACGGTGGCGATGAGTTTTGCCAGTAGGCTGTTCCAGGCAGCGCTGGTCAAGGTGCCATGTGGCTCGTTGAGTAATTCAAACACCAGATTTTTCGAGCGGCCTTTATAGCGTTGAGCCAGCTGCCGCCAGATGTTCACCAAGCGCACTTCCAGCACGGCTGGGTCAACCGCAAACTCATTGGGGTGCAACTTGTCGCCAAATAGTTGGTTGTAGTGGTGTGTGTTCACAATCACATACATGTTTTTGGCCAGCAAAGCATCTAACGCTTTGTCTACCCGGTTCGCAAAAAACTCGTCTATTTTGGCGTCCTGCGTTGGAGCTGCATGGTTCGTCCAGCGGACAGGCACGCGTGCGGTCTTGAACTTTTCGGCCACCAAATTGACGTAAGCCGGGTCTAGTCTGATGCCCCAATCGCCCTCGCGGGGGGCCTCCAGCATGTTGCCGAGGTTGATGCCTCGCCCCAAGTTATGGGCCAGTGTGCAGGTCTCTGCGCTCACCGCATGGCAGGCTTGGCGCACTCCTGCTGGGGTCTTCTCGGGTGTGGAATTTGCATTCACTTGTGCAGCGTAGAGCCCGCCCAAGCAAGTGAGCAAAAATGCACATAAGTGTTTGATTTTTATTGGCTTTTTAGTGTTTTTTGGTGCCAATTTATGGCTCCCGCTGTATGATTGAATTATGTTGCACTGCAACTAAAAGAAGAATAGTCCAATCGGGCTCGGTTCAGGAAGGCCGGCTCGAGCCTCTTTGTAAGAGTTTCAACAATGCTGTCACACAAATATTGTGTTCGCGTTACAGATCTGTGGCGCGTGTTTTTCGGGTGTCTGCATGAGTAGCCTGGCTAAGGAGGGCGTACGCGCAGTCAAGTGGAGTGCTGTATCCACGGTTGCCCGGTTTGTGCTGCAACTGGTCGCGCAAGTAGTTTTGGCCCGGATTCTGGGTCCTGAGAACTATGGGGTCTTCGGCATTGGCATGGTCGTGCTCACACTGAGCAACTTCCTGTCCAACTTCGGATTTGGTTGGAACCTACTGCACAAAAAAGATCTTGCGATTGAGGACATTCGCTTTGCATTCACATGGCAAGTCATAACCGGCACCGTGGCCATGGTGGCGCTGTATGTGGCGGCTCCGGCTTTGGCAGATTACTTCCGTGAACCTCGGGTTTTGGGAGTCATACAGTGGCTGTCATTGGCCTGCTTACTGACCGCGGCCAACGCACCTTCCAGCAACCTGCTTCAACGCGACCTTAACTTCAAGGCCGTGGGCCTAATCCAAGTGGGTAGCTATGCAGCGGGCTACTTGGCGGTGGGCGTTCCCATGGCACTTGCGGGTATGGGGGTAAATGCCTTGGTGGCTGCCTGGTTGGTGCAAACAGGCGTTGCGCTGGTGGCCAGCTACGCCTTGCGGCCCCATTCATTGGTTCCGCTTTTCCACTTCAGTGGCACCGGCAAAGCCATGGGCACCAGTAGCCAAGTGTTCGTGACAAACGTGGTCAATTGGTGTTTGAACAATATAGACCGTGTGCTCATTGGGCGCATGCTGAATGTGCATTCCGTGGGGGTCTATACAGCGGGTTACAACCTAGCAACCATGCCAAACACCCTGTTGCTTAGTGCGCTTCAGCCGGCGTTCATGTCTGCAGCGGCGCGCATGCAAGACGATCCCAAGCGTTTGGCAAGGGTTTATATGGAAATGCTTGCAACCGTGTGGGTGCTGGTGTTGCCGTTCTTTGTGTTTTTGGCTGCCATTTCTGCTGACGTCGTCAGACTGCTGTACGGACCACAATGGGCGGATACAGCCCCTGTTTTGGCAATACTGTTTTTGGGCATGCCGGCTTATGTAACGTGGGGCATCAGCACCCCAGTGTTGTGGAATACAGGCCGCAAGCATCATGAGGCGCTGCTGCAGTTGCCTGTATTGATCCTCGGTGGTGTCGCGCTCTATGCGGTTATGCAATGGGGTGTATTGGCAGCGGCTGCCGTAGCTTCTGGAATGTTGGTGTCCCGTATGTTGATGGTGGGGGCCTCTGCATTTCAGGTGCTTGGTTTGCAGTTCAGGAGTCTGATTCCCTATCTATTGCGTGGCGTTTCCCTTAGTTGTCTTTGCGTCGTTACGGTTTTGCTGGGTCAAGTTTTTGCTGAACCTTGGAATTATGCAATCGTCAACTTAGCTGTTAGCGGGCTTTTGACTGGCAGCGTGTTTGTGTTTATTTGCTGGTGGAAACCATCAGTGCTTGGTGATCATGTTGTGGCGATGGTTATCCGGTTTGTGCCTCCGTTAAGCCGGTACATATCAACGTCGCAATCCGGTTGAGGAGCAAACGATGTATGAAGTCTTGTTGTACACCGCGCTTTTCGCGGCTGCCGGGCTGGCGGCTTTGTTCGCTTACGTAGCCGTTATTGGGGCCACACAGCTCAACCGTCATCGCGAAACCGGTTGGTTTCACTTAACACCGTATCTGATTTTTCTCACCGTTGCGTTGATTACGATTTCGGGCGGGCGAGATCTGACGCAAGGCACGTGGAGTTTGTTGACGGAAGAGGCGATGACGAGAGCACCTTGGGCAGCATGGTTGCAGCGAGGTCTTACATTGTTTTTGCTGTTGATATCGTCGGAACGCATTGCAAGTACAGTTTTTCGTAGGAAGCGTGCCGGGGCGTTCACATGGCTATTGCCATTGTTCGTTATGTACTGGTACTGCGCTGTTGCATCTCCAGCCTTGTTTGGCAGGTATCCACAGTTTTCTTACGAATACTTGTACCCGTTACTCATCGGTGTTGCTGGTTTGCTGGTATCCGGAAAAGAGTGTGCACAGTTTGTGATCGCCACCCGCAATGCAACATTGTTATTTATTGCAGCGGGCGTATTCCTTATTCCTGTGAAGATGGGGCTGGTTTTGGAGACTAACTACAGCCAAGGTTTTATTCCTGGCCTGCCTCGCATGGCTGGGCTTTCTCCGCACGCACTACAACTCGGGTTAGTCGTGCAGGTTTCTCTGCTCACCTTGTGGGTTGAGCCCCTGGAGTCGAAGTGGTGGAACCGCATGGCTTGGCTGATGTGTTTACTGGTATTGTTCCTTGCTCAATCGAAAACTGCATGGATTTCTTTTGCGGTTTGCGCGAGCGTTATGCAAATTGTTCGAAGCGGCCCAGAGGTTCGCAAATGGGTGTTTAACCCAGAACGACCTTTTCAGGGTGTTGTTTCAATCGTAGGGCTAGTTTTGTTTGCAATGCTGTTGGCATATGGAGCATTGTTCAGCCAGGTGGGTGACAAGGTACTTGGCTTTTTTGACACGAAGGAAGGGGCAACCCTACTCACTTTGAACGGGCGTGAACAAATCTGGGAGGTTGCATTTCAAGAGTGGGAAAGGAATCCACTGTTTGGCTATGGGCCCAGCTTCCTGAATCTGGCACATCGCACCAGTATCGGAATGTTGAATGCAACCCATGCGCACAACCAGTTTGTGGACGACTTAGCTCGCGCGGGCTTGATCGGTGCGTCAAGCTTAGTTGTTTACGCAATTGCATTGCTTTGTTTATCTATCAGATATGCCTTTCAAACTCGAGGCTTGAGCATTGCCTTGTATATCGTGCTTTTTCTCCGTGGAGTGAGTGAGATACCACTCTCTATGTACGGGTACGGCGCAGAGTTTGCAGCGCATATCTTGTTGTTAATGGTGTTGGTGATGATGAGTCGGAACCATGGTTCACGGGTA
Encoded here:
- a CDS encoding UDP-glucose dehydrogenase family protein, with protein sequence MKITVIGTGYVGLVSGACFADVGNDVLCLDVDPAKIKILEEGGIPIYEPGLQDMVKRNVAAGRLHFTTDVEKAAHFGTVQFIAVGTPPDEDGSADMKYVIAAARNIGKYMTDYKVVVDKSTVPVGTADRVKAAIAEELAKRGVTTPFSVVSNPEFLKEGAAIDDFMRPDRIVVGCDDDQGAAYMRAIYSAIQRNHDRMIVMDVRSAELTKYAANAMLATRISFMNELANLAEKLGADIENVRKGIGSDPRIGYDFLYAGAGYGGSCFPKDVQALIKTAQTDAGIDLKVLNAVEEANDAQKRVLGSKVLKRFGVDLKGKHFALWGLAFKANTDDMRKATSRDVIQDLLDAGATVTAYDPVAMKEAQHCFPNEARLTYADNQTAALEGADALIIVTEWREFRSPNFDTIKTKLKQPVIFDGRNLYDPKLVRSMGIEYQAIGR
- a CDS encoding glycoside hydrolase family 5 protein is translated as MAPKNTKKPIKIKHLCAFLLTCLGGLYAAQVNANSTPEKTPAGVRQACHAVSAETCTLAHNLGRGINLGNMLEAPREGDWGIRLDPAYVNLVAEKFKTARVPVRWTNHAAPTQDAKIDEFFANRVDKALDALLAKNMYVIVNTHHYNQLFGDKLHPNEFAVDPAVLEVRLVNIWRQLAQRYKGRSKNLVFELLNEPHGTLTSAAWNSLLAKLIATVREVDATRTLMVGPTYWNNPKDLDKLQLPADLNLIVSIHSYDPFEFTHQGISWMPQFPKGPTCCSQSQRQALIGNVETAVKWNKAKGIPLHLGEFGSFEAGDITSRANYTRFARDTFEKYGMGWAYWEFGSSFGVYNPKSASWIEPIRSALLD
- a CDS encoding lipopolysaccharide biosynthesis protein, producing the protein MSSLAKEGVRAVKWSAVSTVARFVLQLVAQVVLARILGPENYGVFGIGMVVLTLSNFLSNFGFGWNLLHKKDLAIEDIRFAFTWQVITGTVAMVALYVAAPALADYFREPRVLGVIQWLSLACLLTAANAPSSNLLQRDLNFKAVGLIQVGSYAAGYLAVGVPMALAGMGVNALVAAWLVQTGVALVASYALRPHSLVPLFHFSGTGKAMGTSSQVFVTNVVNWCLNNIDRVLIGRMLNVHSVGVYTAGYNLATMPNTLLLSALQPAFMSAAARMQDDPKRLARVYMEMLATVWVLVLPFFVFLAAISADVVRLLYGPQWADTAPVLAILFLGMPAYVTWGISTPVLWNTGRKHHEALLQLPVLILGGVALYAVMQWGVLAAAAVASGMLVSRMLMVGASAFQVLGLQFRSLIPYLLRGVSLSCLCVVTVLLGQVFAEPWNYAIVNLAVSGLLTGSVFVFICWWKPSVLGDHVVAMVIRFVPPLSRYISTSQSG
- a CDS encoding O-antigen ligase family protein, which codes for MYEVLLYTALFAAAGLAALFAYVAVIGATQLNRHRETGWFHLTPYLIFLTVALITISGGRDLTQGTWSLLTEEAMTRAPWAAWLQRGLTLFLLLISSERIASTVFRRKRAGAFTWLLPLFVMYWYCAVASPALFGRYPQFSYEYLYPLLIGVAGLLVSGKECAQFVIATRNATLLFIAAGVFLIPVKMGLVLETNYSQGFIPGLPRMAGLSPHALQLGLVVQVSLLTLWVEPLESKWWNRMAWLMCLLVLFLAQSKTAWISFAVCASVMQIVRSGPEVRKWVFNPERPFQGVVSIVGLVLFAMLLAYGALFSQVGDKVLGFFDTKEGATLLTLNGREQIWEVAFQEWERNPLFGYGPSFLNLAHRTSIGMLNATHAHNQFVDDLARAGLIGASSLVVYAIALLCLSIRYAFQTRGLSIALYIVLFLRGVSEIPLSMYGYGAEFAAHILLLMVLVMMSRNHGSRVRAL